The genomic segment aagTCTCTGTAGAAGATTGTTTTATGTGTCCAGTTCCTCTagtgtgtttttaaaagtctcacttgtttaaaaaaatcaatttttatgaaatgtttaaGGGAAAGGTCTATTATTTATGTTGTGATATGATTGGATTAAAATTTTTCTGAACTTAATGGGTGAACCAAACAATAGTACAACCAGAATaaagtatttcttcatttctgaatgCTGTGATCTTAGGTTAAACACGACTTTTCTGATATCAGGGAAGAATATcaataaacattgaggaaataatGGTTGGGTAGACAGTGCATCAAAGGCCCGTGGAATGGTGATCAAATGCAGTGAACAGAAAAGTCTTTTTTAGGTGTCTCTGATACCCTGTTTGGGAACCGTGAATATAAGCCCTGGCACATTGTTACCAGAACAATGTAGATCAACTCAGAGTGTTAAAAGAACAGTAATGTGAATGGTCAGAAAGTAGGAAAGTGATTTATGGGCAAAGACCCATGTAACTGAATACTGTCCTTGTAGGTCACTCAAGGGGGAGGCCAGGCTTGGAAGAGACAGACAAGCAATTAAAGAACACAGGGGAGAAGGATCTTTTAGAAGGGTAGGGGGGAAAAATGTTAGAAGAAGCATTCCATCCACTAGCTCATGAAATTATGATAGTGGCAATGTAATGGAACAAAATTCCTTTGTTTATGTAGTTAAAAGATCCTCAGAGACAATCTTCTGAATTCCAAATTAGTTGAGTCATCACAGTGGTctctcaaacttaaaaaaaataaaataaaataaaaatgtctaaccTTAAACACTTCACATGACTGTGTTTGCAgctcaaagagaaaaaagcacGGAATAAAAATTCTGGTTAGATGTTATGAATATCTTTCCACTTCCAGATGGTGAGAAACATTAGATCTTAAAGGAGGTCCCCGAGGGAATTGACAGAAATCACTCTGAAGCTCTTAAAAATCGGATTCcccaaagcaagaaaaaaagcagTAGGTAGAGAAAGCTTGCATTCATGAAGAGATGGAAACAGAGTAATACCCGTCATCGGTCCCCCTTCCCCAAACCAGCAGTCTCTCTGTCAAGTTAATGGTACCTGTATTTTCCCAGACACCAGGTTCTTTGATCCTCTTCTGACAGTTCAGCCAAATAATTGACAGTTCAAGTTCATCTGATGCATTTTCTGccagtttcctttttttccattattaCTTTTCTCAAATCACTCATTACTTCACAGAGACAACTTGTAGGAACGTTAAATTATGTCTTTATGCCCAGTATCTCACCTTCCTACCCATTCTTCTTTCAGTATCTGATTTATTATCTTAAAGTATAACGTAGATTATGGTACTTCCttgttgcaaaaaaataaaaaagaaaaaaatcttttccttaaGTTCTTCCATCTATTAATTCATGAAATTATGATAGACTATCATCACTTTGCCATCCTTAATGAAATGATTGAGCTGGGCATTGATCATCAACCTAAAATCATGAGATAGAGCTGAGAAGGAACTTAGTAATGAATATTTCAGGCTGTCAGCTCGTGAACTCACTGATAATTTTagcatcacaaaaaaaaagacagacagtaCAGCCTCCTGAGAGAAGTATATAACTCTACTCAAGAAGAATGCTTGTCAACAAATCAAAACTGAATCTAAAAATTTGTGGATATAACTACAAGTTTATGGAAAATATAGAGGACAGAGAACTGTGTTAGGCAAAAACTTGCTGATACAATCAACAAAATTCAGAgcatagaaaatttatttaagagATCGCTGACccagtttgtttaaaaaaaaataaaaagataaaaatttttttaagttcaatatgAATTCACAGATTCAATAAGACTCAAGAGATATATCAACCAAATGCAATGTGTGAAATTAATCTGAATCTGATTCAGACAACCTATAAAGGAAGTGGATCTGGGTTTAGATGAAAGAAAATTGGCATAAATGATAATTGTCAAAAATTCAGTGATGAGTGCATGGGTTTTTATTAGATTAccctattttatatgtatttgaaaTAGTCcataataaagtttttaaaaggtcaattggcagtaaataaataaataaataatagtcaaTCAGCAAAGAAATACAACACATTGATTTTGTTGCACCAAGAATACCAGGGGACTCACTTGACAAAGCCAAATAAAACGCATCACGTGAGGAGCAACTGAGTGAGCCCATTAACTGATGCTGTTGTTGCCGctgttcttctgttttgttttttggctccTTCTGGGTGGCAATCCATTTGCCAACTTTCTAGGCTTTCCTGCCACTTTCTATTAATTTTGTGGTTGTTTTTCTCCATCACCTGCCATTCACTATTTGACAGAAGCAATGATAAGAAATTTGGTTTTGTGGTCTGGGCATTTGGTGATTTTGGATGTTACAGATGACGAAGACCTCTTCCCTGTTAGATGGAAACAGTATAGAATCCAGTCTTTAACTCTTTACAATCAGGGAGGggaatttttgttcttctgtgttCACTGTGATGGGTAGCTGAAGTTATAAACTAGtatgtgtataattttaaaagggcCTTCACTTGCTGAGAGGGAGCTGTTTTTCTCCTTCCAAAGAGTttagtaaattaaattaaaatgtaacttaGGTTAAAAGAACTTTGTCTTCatagagcaatagagacaatattttccaaaattcacAGAAATAAAGGAAGTTAAACCTTGAAAGCTTAAAAAGTGCTagacctttaaagaaaaagaacttctTATAGGTACCACCagctcaaaatattaatatataagaaTATACATTCATATAGTTAAGGTTTAATaatcttcattttaatatttgggggttaagaaagaaaacaaatgtaactATATATCTATTCTCAGATTTTATCAGCATGGAATATAATACCagagtacattttatttttgtaagattAGGATTTATTTTCACACAAAGAAACTAGTTAATCTgaactttctaaatattttataatggatTATTTATCAAGAAAAAGGGCTAATGTTACTTCTACACAACATGTAAGATTATGAAAATgttaatttgaatttaattactttgaaacttttttttgaaaatctttttataTCATCAGTAATCATATTTTGCATTGTATCAGGTTGAACATAATATTAAGATTCCTAGGTAACTTTTACAATACTTGGATCTGAAAAAAAACAATATGTGTTAAAATTTTAATCTAAGTTGGCTTGATTTTGGTGGATTTATCCATaagaaaaagtttatatttttaatgccaAATATTACGTCTGTAAAAAACTAGAATTCTATTTCCAtctaataaaatgataaattaattttGGAACTCTAAACAAGagattattctttattttctgtgttatcTGCCAGACAGGATAGAAAAAGCCTCCTTtgaatgtatatgtgtgtttgtatatatgtgtatatatatatatatatttttttttttttggagacagagtttcactttgtgacccttagtagagggccatggtatcatagctcacagcaacctcaaagtcttgggctcaagtgattctcttgcctcagtctcccaagtagctgggactacaggcccctgtcacaatgccagtctattttttcaagacaaggtctcactctggctcaggctggtcttaaacctgtgagctcaggtaatccaactgcttggcctcccagtgtgctaccACACtgggaggattacaggcgtgagccaccacacccagcttattttaataaaaattattattaggtAAACTTTAAGTTCTCTACACTTGTCTAGTTTTCAAATTTGCATGTCTCTGAATAATCACCCAGTACCACCAAACCAAATACTCattaaatgggaaagaaaaaataaaatcaagataaaatgataaattaggaaatataaggagaaaaaaacaacagaaataggGGCGTTAGCCCTTCCGTGGCTGCTGGTACCCATGGCAGTGTTTCACAATGAGGTGGAGATCAAAGACTTCCAATATGACAGGGGCTCAGAGACTTATTTCTATCCTTGTCCATGTGGGGACAACTTCTCCATCACCAAGGAGGATTTGGAGAATGGGGAAGACGTTGCGACATGTCCTAGCTGCTCTCTCATTATAAAAGTGATTTATGACAAAGATCAGTTTGCGTGTGGAGAAACAATTCCAGCCCCTTCAGCCAAAAAAGAATTAGTGAAATGCTAAAGAAGCCTTTGGAAATGCAAAGTTTGAACAGTTGGGAATGAACCAAGGTGGAAACATCAAATATACAGTTACAGCTTTCGCGCTGAGATCATCATTTTGTGGTTTGCTGTTAAGAGTGTGGATTCTGAGATTAGCATGGCTCCTGCACAAGGAAGACACGCAAATTCGAAAAGCGTTCCGTATTTTTTCTCCTTGCTCCTGAGAAAGGTCGTCTTGTTATTTGCTGAGAAAAAGATGGGTCTCAATATTGCAATTGTGATGTTCACTGAAAAATATGCTTGTAAAACGTCAGAGttaagcaagatggcagccgagtaacagcttccttatatctgggcaccatgagtctggagagatagtattccaggcatctctggctggtgggatctgcctatcatcacccctgagaggatacagggagtcagcgagagacttctggactccaagagaaggactaaaacagtggacaaccagcaagtggtcgcgtgtgttcagtctgtctaaacccgcctgcaaattccacaggcacaagaacttaaagagcaagaggaagtcaaaggaaaattagggcaaggaaacagataaaagaaatcactcatgaggaagaatcagcagaaaactccaagcaacatgaacaaccagtccagaacaaccccgccaagggaccatgaggtagctactgcagaggattccacctatacagaaatgttacgaatgacagtgaatttagaatacacatgttgaaaacaataaaagaaatgatggaaacaatgaaggaaactgctaataaagtggaaaataaccaaaaggaaatccaaaaacagaatcaaataagagatgaacgatatgaagaatataaaaaggatatagcagagctgaaggaaacgAAACAGTCAATcacggaacttaaagatgcaatggaaagtatcagcaacaggttagatcatgcagaagaaagaatttcagaggtagaagacaaagtttttgagataactcagatagtaaacgaggcagaaaagaagagagagaaagcagaacgttcactgtcagaattatgggactttatgaggcgttccaatatacgagttataggaattccagaagggcaaaaagaataccccagaggaatggaagccatactagagaatattgtaaaagaaaatttcccaaatatcaccaaagattctgacacactgctttcagagggatataggaccccaggtcgcctcaactctaactgagcttctccaagacacattgtgatgaacctgtccaaagtcaacacaaaagaaaagattctgcaaactgccaggagtaagcgccagttgacctacaggggcaaatccatcagagtgacggcagactgctctaatgaaactttccaagcaagaagacaatggtcatctacctttaatctacttaaacagaacaatttccagcccagaattctgtaccctgttaagTTAAGCTTCaacattgatggagaaatcaaatcatttacggatatacaaacattgagcaaatttgccacaacaagaccagctctacaggaaatacttcaacctgttctgcacactgaccaccacaatggatcagcagcaaagtaagaactcagaaatttaaggacagaacctaacccccacactgatgcaaaagataaaactaagcaatggactctcacaaaataagacaaatagaatactaccacacttatcaattatctcaataaatgttaatggcttgaattccccactgaagagacatagattggttgactggattaagaaacacaagccatgcatttgctgtctgcaagaaacacacatggcttcaaaagacaaattcaagctccgagttaagggttggaagacaatttttcaggcaaacggaattcagaagaaaagaggagttgcaatcttattttcagatacatgtggatttaaagcaattaaagtcaaaaaagacaaagatggtcattttatattggtcaagggaaaaatacaacaagaagacatttcaattctaaatatttatgcgcccgatttaaatgctcccagattcttgaaacagacgttactgagtctgagcaatatgatatctgataataccataataacaggggaccttaacactcctcttacagagatggacagatcctctaaacagaaattaaacaaggatataagagatttaaatgagaccctagaacaactgtaattgatagatgcatatagaaaactccatcccaaagataaagaatataaattcttctcatcaccccatggaacattctccaaaatggatcatatcctgggacacaaaacaaatatcaacagaatcaaaagaattgaaattttaccttgtatcttctcagaccataaggcactaaaggtggaactcgactctaacaaaaatgctcgaccccacccaaaggcatggaaattaaacaatcttctgttgaataacagatgggtgcaggaagaaataaaacaggaaatcattaacttccttgagcataacaacaatgaagacacaaactaccaaaacctgtgggatgctgcaaaagcagttttgagaggaaaattcatcactttagatgcctacattcgaaaaacagaaagagagcacatcaacaatctcacaagagatcttatggaattggaaaaagaagaacaatctaagcctaaactcagtagaagaaaagaaatatccaaaatcaaatcagagatcaatgaaattgaaaacaaaagaatcattcagaaaattaacgaaacaaggagttggttttttgaaaaaataaataaaatagagaaaccattggccagactaacgaggaatagaaaagtaaaatctctagtaacctcaatcagaaatgataaaggagaaataacaactgatcccacagagatacaagagatcatccctgaatactaccagaaactctatgcccagaaatttgacaatgtgaaagaaatggatcaatatttggaatcacaccctctccctagactcagccaggaggaaatagagctcctgaacagaccaatttcaagccctgagatcaaagaaacaataaaaaatcttccaaccaaaatatgccctggtccagatggcttcactccagaattctatcaaacctgcaaggaagagcttattcctgtactgcagaaattattccaaaaaactgaggaagaaggaatcttccccaacacattctatgaagcaaacatcaccctcataccaaaaccaggaaaagacccaaacaaaaaggagaatttcagaccaatctcactcatgaatatagacgcaaaaattctcaacaaaatcctagccaatagattacagcttatcatcaaaaaagtcattcatcatgatcaagtaggcctcatcccagggatgcaaggctggtttaacatacgcaagtccataaacgttatccaccatattaacagaggcaaaaataaagatcacatgatcctctcaatagatgcagaaaaagcatttgataaaatccagcatccttttctaattagaacactgaagagtataggcataggtggcacatttctaaaactgattgaagctatctatgacaaacccacagccaatattttactgaatggagtaaaactgaaagcttttcctcttagaactggaaccagacaaggttgtcctctgtcacctttaaggttgtcctctgtcacctttactattcaacgtagtgctggaagttctagccaatgcaattaggcaagacaaggaaataaagggaatccaaatgggagcagagaaggtcaaactctccctctttgctgacgacatgatcttatacttagagaaccccaaagactcaaccacaagactcctagaagtcatccaaaatcaatgtccacaagtcagtagcctttgtgtacaccaataacagtcaagatgagaagctaattaaggacacaactcccttcaccatagtttcaaagaaaatgaaatacctaggaatatacctaacgaaggaggtgaaggacctctataaagaaaactatgaaatcctcagaaaggaaatagcagaggatattaacaaatggaaaaatataccatgctcatggatgggaggaatcaacatttttaaaatgtctatacttcccaaagcaatctacctattcaatgccattcctatcaaaataccaacatcgtactttcaagatttggaaaaaatgattctgcgttttgtatggaaccggaaaaaaccccgtatagctaaggcagttctctgtaacaaaaataaagctgggggcatcagcataccagattttagtctgtactacaaagccatagtgctcaagacagcatggtactggcacaaaaacagagacatagacacttggaatcgaattgaaaaccaagaaatgaaactaacattttacaaccacctaatctttgataaaccaaacaagaacataccttgaggaaaagactccctattcaataaatggtgttgggagaactggatgtctacatgcaaaagactgaaactggacccacacctttccccactcacaaaaattgattcaagatggataaaggacttaaatttaaggcatgaaactataaaaattctcaaagaacgcataggaaaaacactggaagatattggcctggggaaagacttcatgaagaagactgccatagcaattgcaacaacaaaaataaacaaatgggacttcattaaactgaaaagcttctgtacagctaaggagacaataaccaaagcaaagagataacctacacaatgggaaaggatatttgcatattttcaatcagacaaaagcttgataactaggatctatagagaactcaaagtaatccacatgaaaaaagccaacaatcccatatatcaatgggcaagagacatgaatagaactttctctaaagatgacagacgaatggctaagaaacacatgaaaaaatgttcatcatctctatatattagagaaatgcaaatcaaaacaacaccgacatatcatctaaccccggtgagaatggcccacatcacaaaatctcaaaactgcagatgctggcgtggatatggagagaagggaacacttttacactgctggtgggactgcaaactagtacaacctttctggaaggaagtatggagaaacctcaaagcactcaagctagacctcccatttgatcctgcaatcccattactgggcatctacccagaaggaaaaaaaatccttttatcataaggacacttgtactagactgtttattgcagctcaatttacaatcgccaaaatgtggaaacagcctaaatgcccaccaacccaggaatggattaacaagctgtggtatatgtataccatggaatactattcagccattaaaaaaaatggagactttacatcctggatggtagtggaagacattattcttagtaaagcatcacaagaatggagaagcatgaattatgtactcaattttgatatgaggacaattaaggttatgggggggagcagaaagagggatgggggtggggcctttgtgtgtgtcacactttatgggggcaagacatgattgcaagagggactttacctaacaattgcaatcagtgtaacctggcttattgtaccctcaatgaatccccaacaataaaaaaaaatagaaaagtctgcggtcactctgatggatttgcccctgtaggtcaactggcgcttactcctggcagcttgcagaatcttttcttttgtcttgactttggacaggttcatcacaatgtgtcttggagaagcttggttagagttgagatgacctggggtcctatatccctctgaaagcagtgtgtcagaatctttggtgatatttgggaaattttcttttataatattctctagtatggcttccattcctctggggcattcttcttgcccttctggaattcctataactcgtatgttggaatgcttcataaagtcccataattctgacagtgaacattctgctttctctctcttcttttctgcctcttttgctatctgagttatctcaagaattttgtcttctacctctgaaattctttcttctgcatggtctaacctgttgctgatactttccattgcatctttaagttccctgattgactgtttcaattccttcagctctgctatatcctttttatattcttcatatctttcatctcttatttgattctgtttttggatttccttttggttattttccactttattagcagttccctacattgtttccatcatttctttcattgttttcatcatgtgtattctaaattccctttctgtcattcctaacatttctttataggtggaatcctctgcagtagctacctcatggtcccttggcggggttgttctggactggttcttcatgttgcctggagttttctgctgattcttcctcatgagtgatttcttttatctgtttccttgccctaattttcctttcagttcctcttgctctttaagttctcatgcctgtggactaagggttcgatgagtccttttggtacaggaccagaagggtgagaaggttgaagagcaagaaagggataaaagaaaggaggactgagtgaatagaaaaaaaaaaacagagaaaggagagggggtgggtaaaaggaatattgacaaaatgaaggggcagcacctgtggctcaagaagtagggtgccggctccatatgctggaggtggcaggttaaaacatggccccggccaaaaaaaaaaaaaaaaaactgcaacaacaaaatgaaggtaggaacagagagagggagacagagcaatataggtgtacagtagggtactttgacacaaccttaaaagaaaaaaaccaccttctcggggtgcccagttgggtggttcctttgaggtcagcagctctttgctaacctgatcagacacagtaccccacctccaccaagtagacaggaaagacaaaaatgatataaatcaaaccaaaacaagcaaactagtaaagtttatgggataaaattgggtgaaataccaaataatagcggtagaaacactagcaaaaatgaagttttaattattgaaaaaggcagcaatgggaaattataattatactagtaaaattgagaaagaaaaaagatctgtatggaaaagtttgaaatttaaaaaacaaaacaacatcaataacataaaaaaaaaacacaaaaaaaaatcaaaaaaaaaaaaccacaaccaaacacaaagcagtatgtatatgttgttgaatattgtctgggcaacacatggtcttctggggtatgagatgtttaatcacagttctgatacaactggaggctgctgatttctcaaacatcagcaggtagacaccttaaatctctcttcagcccacttaaaaggcactttgaacttgtaaacttgctgagcagtagcttttccaggaaagtgcttgttgctggaatcactgctgaagtggctatccacttacccagtgtgccaaaactggtttcactctgcccctgagggttagggctgcaaggtggctcggtcactaggttaccagctcccacccagttctagctctgcgaccctgagggcggagcttgcggggcagattactcacaatggctcctgcagcccagccaaacactattagctccgtctggctcagcggctcagactggggccctagacaacggccaaagttctccgcactcccgctcaggctctccccaaggcagttctgctgagttccaagtccaaagacaccaaaactgttcacaggtaatgcctttctggtttgcagtcttgctgctactgaacttacagttgcggacgggtttagaccgattgaacacatgcgaccacttgccagttttccactgttttagtcctcctttttggggtccagaagtctctcgctgactccctgtatcctcacaggggtgatgataggcagatcccaccagccagagatgccttgaGTCCTATCTCtgcagactcacggtgcccagatgcaaggaagctgttactcagccgccatcttcaactttcgtttttatttctgagtaatgtcttggcttttcgaggtttttctgattccatataaaatgaagtattaatttttcaagatccttaaagtatgacagtggaattttaatagagattgcattaaaattacatattgctttgggtaatatggacattttaacaatgtcgattcttcccagccatgagcatggtatgtttttcaatttgttaacattttcagctatgtcttttcttagagtttcatagtttcctttatagagatctttcatgccctttgttcgataaactcccaaatatttcatctttttttggcactactgtgaatggaatagagtccttaactgttttttcagcttgactgttgttggtatatataaaggctaccgatttatgagtattgattttgtaacctgagacactgctgtattccttgatcacttctaagagttttgtagtagaatccctggtgatttccagatatacagtcatatcatctatgaagagcgaaagtttgatctcttctgagcctatatggatacccttgatcgacttttcttccctaactgtgatGGCttaaactttcattacaatgttaaagagcagtggagacaatgggcagccgtgtctggctcctgatctgagtggaaatggtttcaatttaactccattcaatacaatactggctgtgggtttgctgtggatggcctctatcagtttaagaaatgtcccttctataccaattttcttaagtattctgatcatgaagttaTGCTGGATGCTTCCTGCATCAAttagacaatcatatggtctttgttttttaatttgtttatgtgctgaattatagatttacatatattgaaccagccttgagatcctgggataaaaccaacttggtcatgatgtataatttgtttgatgtgttgt from the Nycticebus coucang isolate mNycCou1 chromosome 24, mNycCou1.pri, whole genome shotgun sequence genome contains:
- the LOC128576554 gene encoding diphthamide biosynthesis protein 3-like isoform X1 gives rise to the protein MAVFHNEVEIKDFQYDRGSETYFYPCPCGDNFSITKEDLENGEDVATCPSCSLIIKVIYDKDQFACGETIPAPSAKKELVKC
- the LOC128576554 gene encoding diphthamide biosynthesis protein 3-like isoform X2; translated protein: MAVFHNEVEIKDFQYDRGSETYFYPCPCGDNFSITKDQFACGETIPAPSAKKELVKC